The Tursiops truncatus isolate mTurTru1 chromosome 6, mTurTru1.mat.Y, whole genome shotgun sequence genome includes a window with the following:
- the LOC117312755 gene encoding NUT family member 2G-like, whose protein sequence is MASEGAAPVLGTDVIMNPGASLSDFMAVLYPPPIPGPQDRPPWGQHLPPPITPAFPPGSSLLLPAFPTTPLVANGGRGASAPGACNLTVQVRSQGRPVEAPQTQTFIITQGPLTWSAPGALSGTAACPAPVFLAPPAMETIVTAPAVGVTQAGKGGWTPGFPPQAPPPAAQLAPIIRPVNSGPWPHGTSREGSLATNQPYASQGDCSNPQSVYSNFRRWQRLKPLARRHLPQSPDAEALSCFLIPVLRSLARLKPTMTLEWGLCRAVQEWQRISNVDRMIYYKISEKFVEFEAEEEMQIQKGQWMQCAQDLPPPAPPKLDPRGPPAPKVGLQPACAPRMSGPRAQPSCPEPHRSQQPPEPKAPKEIPPEAVREYMDIMDALVGPVHSATGESDAEGGEDGNELKQEEDGIYSDPGLLSYIDKLCSQEDFVTKVEAVIHPRFLAELLSPDPQLDLLALVEELEQEEGLTPEELVQKRLLALKEDEGVQAAPSHSAPGTRSSPSESDAGQRAQRHDQDPHLGGQRRAGPLRGPRDASVLREASPVREARGPRDGSSDDDEELPSLAFLFGSLQSLLPGWVSQSPAHASGLASPGGWGAQSAPHAPSHQRRGLSPAPPAAPKSRKRALCGRPAAAEKLPIPGAGLGVSGRPGLALGPARPSQPRKRKCDPCVTEKSRKWKKHCSQ, encoded by the exons ATGGCTTCAGAAGGAG CAGCTCCAGTGCTGGGAACGGATGTCATCATGAACCCTGGTGCCTCCTTGTCTGATTTCATGGCAGTGCTCTATCCTCCACCCATTCCTGGCCCCCAGGACCGGCCACCCTGGGGGCAGCACCTGCCACCTCCCATCACCCCAGCATTCCCTCCTGGCAGCAGCCTGCTGCTGCCAGCTTTCCCCACGACGCCTTTGGTGGCTAATGGTGGCCGTGGAGCCAGTGCCCCTGGGGCTTGCAACCTCACTGTCCAAGTCAGGTCACAAGGGAGGCCAGTGGAGGCCCCCCAGACTCAGACCTTTATCATAACTCAGGGCCCCCTCACCTGGAGCGCTCCAGGGGCCCTCAGCGGGACTGCTGCATGTCCTGCACCCGTATTCTTAGCACCCCCTGCGATGGAGACCATTGTGACTGCTCCAGCTGTTGGAGTTACTCAGGCTGGCAAGGGAGGCTGGACCCCAGGCTTTCCTCCTCAAGCTCCACCACCAGCTGCCCAGTTGGCCCCTATCATTCGCCCAGTGAACTCTGGGCCTTGGCCACATGGCACTTCCAGGGAGGGCAGCCTGGCCACCAACCAGCCCTACGCCTCGCAGGGTGACTGCTCTAACCCCCAGAGCGTGTACAGTAACTTCCGACGTTGGCAGCGCCTCAAGCCACTGGCGCGGAGACACCTTCCCCAGAGTCCTGATGCAGAAGCTCTGTCCTGCTTTCTCAT CCCAGTGCTTCGATCCCTGGCCCGCCTGAAGCCCACCATGACGCTGGAGTGGGGACTGTGCAGGGCCGTGCAGGAATGGCAGCGCATAAGCAACGTTGACCGGATGATCTACTACAAGATATCGGAAAA GTTCGTGGAATTTGAGGCCGAGGAGGAGATGCAGATTCAGAAGGGGCAGTGGATGCAGTGCGCGCAGGAcctgcctcctccagccccaccgaAGCTGGATCCTCGGGGGCCCCCAGCCCCGAAAGTGGGCCTTCAGCCAG CCTGTGCtcccaggatgtccggccccagggcccagccctccTGCCCAGAGCCACACAGGTCCCAGCAGCCCCCGGAGCCCAAGGCACCCAAGGAGATTCCCCCTGAGGCTGTGAGGGAGTATATGGACATCATGGATGCGCTGGTGGGGCCCGTCCACTCAGCCACAGGCGAGTCAGATGCAGAAGGTGGAGAGGACGGAAATGAGCTGAAGCAGGAAGAGGACGGCATCTACTCCGACCCGGGCCTCTTGAGCTACATTGACAAGCTGTGTTCCCAGGAGGACTTTGTCACCAAG GTGGAGGCAGTCATTCACCCTCGATTCCTGGCAGAATTGCTTTCCCCAGACCCACAGCTGGATCTCTTGGCCCTAGTGGAAGAGCTGGAGCAGGAGGAAGGGCTCACGCCAGAAGAA CTGGTGCAGAAACGACTCCTGGCCTTGAAAGAGGACGAGGGTGTGCAGGCAGCCCCGAGTCACAGTGCACCCGGAACGCGCTCAAGTCCTTCTGAGTCCGACGCCGGCCAACGTGCCCAGAGGCATGACCAAGACCCCCATCTAGGG ggtcaaAGGCGCGCTGGCCCTCTACGGGGACCCAGGGATGCGTCTGTTCTCAGAGAGGCCTCTCCTGTTCGGGAGGCCCGAGGGCCCAGGGACGGCTCCAGTGACGATGACGAGGAGCTCCCCAGCCTGGCCTTCCTGTTCGGCTCTCTGCAGAGCCTACTGCCTGGCTGGGTGTCCCAGAGTCCTGCCCATGCCTCAGGCCTGGCCTCCCCTGGAGGTTGGGGGGCCCAGAGTGCTCCCCACGCCCCCTCCCATCAGAGAAGAGGCCTCAGCCCAGCTCCACCAGCCGCTCCCAAGTCGAGGAAGCGGGCTCTGTGTGGACGCCCAGCCGCTGCTGAGAAGCTGCCCATCCCCGGGGCTGGCCTCGGGGTGTCTGGGAGGCCAGGCTTGGCTCTGGGGCCTGCTCGCCCCTCACAGCcgagaaaaagaaagtgtgacCCGTGTGTCACTGAGAAGAGTAGGAAGTGGAAGAAGCACTGCAGCCAGTAG